A region from the Streptomyces lydicus genome encodes:
- a CDS encoding ribonuclease J, whose amino-acid sequence MSHPHPELGAPPKLPKGGLRVTPLGGLGEIGRNMTVFEYGGRLLIVDCGVLFPEEEQPGIDLILPDFTSIRDRLDDIDGIVLTHGHEDHIGGVPYLLREKPDIPLIGSKLTLALIEAKLQEHRIRPYTLEVQEGHTERIGSFDCEFVAVNHSIPDALAVAIRTPAGMVVHTGDFKMDQLPLDRRLTDLPAFARLGEEGIDLLLSDSTNAEVPGFVPPERDISNVLRTVFANAQKRIIVASFASHVHRIQQILDAAHEYGRRVAFVGRSMVRNMGIARELGYLKVPAGLVVDVKTLDDLPDDEVVLVCTGSQGEPMAALSRMANRDHQIRIVQGDTVILASSLIPGNENAVYRVINGLTRWGADVVHKGNAKVHVSGHASAGELLYFYNICKPKNLMPVHGEWRHLRANAELGALTGVPKERIVIAEDGVVVDLVGGVAKIVGKVQAGYVYVDGLSVGDVTETHLKDRRILGDEGIISVFVVVDSSTGKIVGGPDLHARGSGIEDSALSGVVPKIDEALAKAAQDGVADAHQLQQLIRRSVGKWVSDNYRRRPMILPVVVEV is encoded by the coding sequence TTGAGTCATCCGCATCCTGAGCTCGGCGCCCCGCCGAAGCTCCCCAAGGGCGGCCTGCGCGTCACCCCCCTCGGCGGCCTGGGTGAAATCGGCCGCAACATGACGGTCTTCGAATACGGCGGCCGGCTGCTGATCGTCGACTGCGGAGTGCTCTTCCCCGAGGAGGAGCAGCCCGGAATCGACCTGATCCTGCCGGACTTCACGTCCATCAGGGATCGCCTCGACGACATCGACGGCATCGTGCTGACCCACGGCCACGAGGACCACATCGGTGGTGTCCCCTACCTCCTGCGGGAGAAGCCGGACATCCCCCTCATCGGCTCCAAGCTGACCCTCGCGCTCATCGAGGCCAAGCTTCAGGAGCACCGCATCCGTCCTTACACCCTCGAGGTGCAGGAGGGGCACACGGAGCGGATCGGCTCCTTCGACTGCGAGTTCGTCGCCGTCAACCACTCCATCCCGGACGCGCTGGCCGTCGCCATCCGCACCCCCGCGGGCATGGTCGTCCACACCGGCGACTTCAAGATGGACCAGCTCCCGCTGGACCGGCGACTGACCGACCTCCCCGCCTTCGCGCGGCTCGGCGAGGAAGGCATCGACCTTCTCCTCTCCGACTCCACGAACGCCGAGGTCCCGGGCTTCGTCCCGCCCGAGCGCGACATCTCCAACGTCCTGCGCACGGTCTTCGCGAACGCCCAGAAGCGCATCATCGTGGCCAGCTTCGCCAGCCATGTGCACCGCATCCAGCAGATCCTCGACGCGGCGCACGAGTACGGCCGCCGGGTCGCCTTCGTCGGCCGCTCGATGGTCCGCAACATGGGCATCGCCCGCGAGCTGGGCTACCTGAAGGTCCCCGCCGGCCTGGTCGTCGACGTCAAGACCCTCGACGACCTCCCTGACGACGAGGTCGTGCTGGTCTGCACGGGTTCCCAGGGCGAGCCGATGGCCGCCCTCTCCCGGATGGCCAACCGCGACCACCAGATCCGGATCGTCCAGGGCGACACCGTGATCCTGGCGTCCTCCCTCATCCCGGGCAACGAGAACGCGGTCTACCGCGTGATCAACGGCCTCACCCGGTGGGGCGCGGACGTCGTCCACAAGGGCAACGCCAAGGTCCATGTCTCGGGTCACGCCTCGGCCGGCGAGCTGCTGTACTTCTACAACATCTGCAAGCCGAAGAACCTCATGCCGGTCCACGGCGAATGGCGCCATCTGCGTGCCAACGCCGAACTGGGGGCACTGACCGGTGTCCCGAAGGAACGGATCGTCATCGCCGAGGACGGTGTCGTGGTCGACCTGGTCGGCGGTGTCGCCAAGATCGTCGGCAAGGTCCAGGCGGGCTATGTCTACGTCGACGGCCTCTCGGTCGGCGATGTCACGGAAACCCACCTCAAGGACCGCCGCATCCTGGGCGACGAGGGCATCATCTCGGTCTTCGTGGTCGTGGACAGCAGCACCGGGAAGATCGTCGGAGGCCCGGACCTGCATGCGCGCGGCTCCGGCATCGAGGACTCCGCCCTGTCGGGCGTGGTCCCCAAGATCGACGAGGCCTTGGCCAAGGCGGCCCAGGACGGTGTCGCGGACGCGCACCAGCTCCAGCAGCTGATCCGCCGCTCGGTCGGCAAGTGGGTGTCGGACAACTACCGGCGCCGCCCGATGATCCTCCCCGTGGTCGTCGAGGTCTGA
- the dapA gene encoding 4-hydroxy-tetrahydrodipicolinate synthase: MAPTSTPQTPFGRVLTAMVTPFTPDGALDLDGAQRLAAHLVDAGNDGLVVNGTTGESPTTSDAEKAQLVRAVVDAVGDRAFVVAGAGTNDTRHSLELARAAQDAGAHGLLAVTPYYSKPPQEGLLRHFTAIADATDLPVMLYDIPGRSGVPINTETIVRLAEHPRIVANKDAKGDLGRASWAIARSSLAWYSGDDMLNLPLLSVGAVGFVSVVGHVVTPELRALLDAHLNGDVTKATEIHQKLLPVFTGMFRTQGVITTKAALGLQGLPAGPLRLPLVELSPEETEQLTRDLAAGGVQL; the protein is encoded by the coding sequence ATGGCTCCGACTTCCACACCGCAGACCCCCTTCGGGCGGGTGCTGACCGCCATGGTCACGCCGTTCACGCCGGATGGCGCCCTCGATCTCGACGGCGCACAGCGGCTGGCTGCCCACCTGGTGGACGCCGGCAATGACGGCCTCGTCGTCAACGGCACCACCGGAGAGTCCCCGACCACCAGCGACGCGGAGAAAGCCCAGCTGGTCCGCGCGGTGGTCGATGCGGTCGGGGATCGCGCCTTTGTGGTCGCCGGAGCCGGCACCAACGACACCCGCCACAGCCTGGAGCTGGCCCGCGCCGCCCAGGACGCCGGCGCCCACGGCCTCCTCGCGGTGACGCCGTACTACAGCAAGCCCCCGCAGGAGGGCCTGCTCCGGCACTTCACGGCCATCGCCGACGCCACCGACCTGCCGGTCATGCTCTACGACATCCCCGGCCGCAGCGGTGTCCCGATCAACACCGAGACCATCGTCCGGCTCGCCGAGCACCCCAGAATCGTCGCCAACAAGGACGCCAAGGGAGACCTCGGCCGCGCCAGCTGGGCCATCGCCCGCTCCAGCCTCGCCTGGTACAGCGGCGACGACATGCTCAACCTCCCGCTGCTCTCGGTCGGCGCCGTCGGCTTCGTCTCCGTGGTCGGCCATGTCGTCACCCCCGAGCTGCGCGCACTCCTGGACGCCCATCTCAACGGCGATGTCACCAAGGCCACCGAGATCCACCAGAAGCTGCTGCCCGTCTTCACCGGCATGTTCCGCACCCAGGGCGTGATCACGACCAAGGCCGCCCTCGGCCTCCAGGGTCTGCCCGCCGGTCCGCTGCGGCTGCCGCTCGTGGAGCTCTCCCCCGAGGAGACCGAACAGCTCACGCGCGATCTCGCCGCCGGCGGGGTACAGCTCTGA
- the thyX gene encoding FAD-dependent thymidylate synthase, with the protein MSQTPAESTENPDSAAVSFRSEVTVELVKHSAADSDVLWAARVSTAGEQSLEELQKDPERSKGLINYLMRDRHGSPFEHNSMTFFISAPIFVFREFMRHRVGWSYNEESGRYRQLDPVFYVPGESRKLVQQGRPGKYEFVEGTQAQHELTGRIMEDSYRRAYEAYQEMLAAGVAREVARAVLPVGLFSSMYATCNARSLMHFLGLRTQHEQAKVPSFPQREIEMVGEQMEAHWAKLMPLTYGAFNANGRIAP; encoded by the coding sequence GTGTCCCAGACCCCCGCCGAGAGCACTGAGAACCCCGACAGTGCAGCCGTCAGCTTCCGGAGCGAGGTGACGGTCGAGCTGGTCAAGCACAGCGCCGCGGACAGCGACGTGCTGTGGGCGGCCCGGGTCTCCACGGCCGGTGAGCAGTCCCTGGAGGAGCTGCAGAAGGACCCGGAGCGCTCCAAGGGTCTGATCAACTACCTCATGCGGGACCGCCACGGCAGCCCCTTCGAGCACAACTCCATGACCTTCTTCATCAGCGCGCCGATCTTCGTCTTCCGCGAGTTCATGCGGCACCGCGTCGGCTGGTCGTACAACGAGGAGTCCGGCCGCTACCGTCAGCTGGATCCGGTCTTCTACGTTCCCGGTGAGTCCCGCAAGCTCGTCCAGCAGGGCCGCCCCGGGAAGTACGAATTCGTCGAGGGCACCCAGGCGCAGCACGAGCTCACCGGCCGCATCATGGAGGACTCCTACCGCCGGGCCTACGAGGCGTATCAGGAGATGCTCGCCGCCGGCGTCGCCCGCGAGGTCGCCCGCGCGGTGCTCCCGGTCGGCCTGTTCTCCTCCATGTACGCCACCTGCAACGCCCGCTCTCTGATGCACTTCCTCGGCCTGCGCACCCAGCACGAGCAGGCGAAGGTGCCGTCCTTCCCGCAGCGCGAGATCGAAATGGTCGGCGAGCAGATGGAAGCCCACTGGGCAAAGCTCATGCCGCTCACGTACGGCGCATTCAATGCGAACGGCCGGATCGCTCCGTAA